A portion of the Chitinophagales bacterium genome contains these proteins:
- the sprA gene encoding cell surface protein SprA: MKGFKYLSFLLVVFLWWNTEASSHLLGMWKKAYIEIPTPPGDSSKPKKKEGNESHVQKEETERQTEILPTPKNIKREVTYDYKTNLYMVTEKVNGVNIKPPMYMTYEEYLASTEKKEFADFVESKNANQKPEDIAKKKNPLGLNFPLPANGVFGEGGVEIKPQGNLDILMGYQSNTIRNPALTPIQQTQSLIDFDMGINVSVMGKIGDKFQNTLRYNNQNAFGFEGQRIRLAYNGKEDEIIRNLEAGDISFEVPTQLIKSANSLWGVKSELQFGKLNIKTALSQQRSTPQSRTIENGKEIQNFEITVDQYDQFRHFFLCHMFRDHYEKSLENYPMITSPFQVTNVEVWVSNRSNLTQSVRDVATFQDLGEPKPFSSQIIGTGTTIASNDANDLYGKMKRDPNARNVNTALQTLISSPYNLVAYRDFEKGFLRKLNPNEFTLNTQLGYISLNSSLQPNDILAVSFQYVYKGQLYQVGDLTRDVTLPDTSSPDPSRLLFLKTLKGTNINPSFPMWHLMMKNVYSLNAFQISPENFRLDIFYNDPGAGVKRYLPKGSLQNEPLIRTLNVDRLNLNNEPYPDGVYDFVPNITILPANGKIYFPVLEPFGSHLKKRLENSGNGSLVREYVYQYLYDSTQFIAQQYPELNRFLIKGTFQSSTNKRIPLGLNTPKGSVYVTMNGQRLTEGVDYIIEDGSLGYVELMDHVMNSGGQIRIEYENNMAFGLQVRNFLGARAEYRFNDRFKIGTTYEKLSERPFNNKISYGDDPISNQIIGGDISYAGNLPFLTRLLDKLPFYKTSEMSTVNAYAEYARLIPGHYSSIGEEGTIFIDDFEAASINYGFGNPAIVWRLASTPKGAKDASGRTLFPESAMIDSLPYGFNRAKLSWYNIANTFFFNSGVGWDPPESVKKDLYNRNYEIQDVYPGRFTQGINNQIQTLDLSFYPEKRGPYNYEFSNSPTPGISSGINSDGTLKDPKSRWAGIQRSIENTNFEVNNIEFIQFWMLDPFIYDRNNRGDMYFNLGFVSEDVLKDSRLAFEQGLVDRNGPSSSLISDSRWSWVPKTQPLINGFSNEPNTRQYQDVGLDGVSNENERIKFADYLQKVRNSLTPAAYSEVENDPSSDDFKHYLNSSLPTIDIVGLYEFFGGVENNTPVITTSGVPQSNYATPDNEDINRDNTLNENEAYFQYRLNLYPGMDVGNHPYIVSKTVSNAIDINGIPAVWYQMRIPIKEYSHREGEIGDFRNIQFVRMFLTNFEDKVTIRMVDLSFVRNQWRKYTGSIQTPTDFIPRDNGETEFFDLGAVSLEENSRKTPVSYVTPPGMVREVGLNASSNPIQLNEQSLRLSFCNLKDGDAKACFKNINFDFRQYKKIRMFAHAENNDALALNDMKDGEVSYFVRLGNDFKDNYYEYEIPLKVTPPGNYNDNNESDKKIVWPDSNEMVMQIADMVKAKLERNKQKFPTNVPFVFKTPDNKNITILGNPDLGMVKVAMVGVRNRAVNDPFNFIKNDDGLSKCGEVWVNELRLEGLNEQGGSAAIGNLDVKLADLGTAQFSSSFHTAGYGQIYERVNERKRDDYFQYNFTTSLQLGRLLPKFIGLQLPFYLQTGRGTSQPQFDPYSTDVLSEQGVDAIRAAYGSDSAAKYQEAIQTIDRRFGFNFTNVRYMPAKPSNSAFPLALRFFSASYSFNSIRRSSPFVKDDWMRNYMGNLSYNYAAQPKYIEPFKKLIKSKKRAWDWVKAVNFNLIPNSISFTNQIDRSFGVFQQRQLPGEAFNMPEQFIKNFTWNRNYGFDYNPFRPLNINFTAANQARIDEPQGRIDTKAKEDSLWRSIRQFGRTTAYNHTLNAKYNLPLNKVPALEFMTASINYGSGFQWTTGPQIFNMQGELIQSPQGNIITNNQSIGTNVNIKMAKIYNKIPVFKNADIDKSASTANMSKEQKEARNDAIRTERDNLEKQYDKIKEDIDKLKKERKNIKMDDSLTREAKKPLLKNVRKRIKEMRKQKRELSKKLSNTMVTPSVFKAIAQPLMAVRDIDASYNIENTTSIAGYTQKPRYFGIDFSESEHLDPAFVLGMQPGIPLFSPPDKYSRWRWLDDFADRGFMTKDTTFNQPFTQTNTKRFKARVSLEPWRDIRISLNWESDYSQNFTEFFIYNPQIDQFEHRNPLESGSYTYSDINLFSSFKRIQNDGRSQNITELDRNRQVYAQIFQQNNPNRINQQYIDPMTGQINQDFWIGYGPLQQDVLVNSFLTTYRGERASGGERNLSPFSRLPLPNWNIQYNGLTKFPVFKKMFEAFTIKHGYSSRTTIANFNSDFRYEGGGEIKNPIKIDSLSNNFIPLYVMPNIGFNENFSPLLGIDFTLKNKMNFRFEFKRSRMVSMSLIDYQLTENVSSGFTFGYGFQTKPITLPFSNFEGKNVVLKNGARISCDVSYTDNFIVNHRVGQDIRVPVGGAIRLMINPKVDVQVNEKFNMQLFYNYVYNEPRISNSFPMSNGAVGMRMSFSLAP; this comes from the coding sequence GTGAAAGGTTTCAAGTATTTAAGCTTTTTATTGGTAGTATTCCTATGGTGGAATACCGAAGCTTCCTCCCATTTGCTGGGTATGTGGAAGAAAGCTTATATAGAAATTCCTACTCCTCCTGGAGATTCTAGTAAGCCTAAGAAGAAAGAAGGAAACGAATCACATGTTCAAAAAGAAGAGACTGAGCGACAAACGGAGATTTTACCAACTCCAAAGAACATCAAACGAGAAGTAACCTATGACTATAAGACTAATCTATATATGGTCACCGAAAAGGTGAATGGTGTGAATATAAAGCCACCTATGTATATGACCTATGAAGAATATCTAGCCTCTACAGAAAAAAAAGAGTTTGCAGATTTTGTAGAAAGTAAAAATGCAAATCAAAAACCAGAGGATATTGCCAAGAAAAAAAATCCACTTGGACTTAATTTTCCATTACCAGCCAATGGTGTCTTTGGCGAAGGTGGAGTAGAAATAAAGCCCCAAGGAAACCTAGATATCCTTATGGGTTATCAAAGTAATACGATAAGAAATCCGGCCTTGACTCCTATTCAACAGACGCAAAGTCTCATTGATTTCGATATGGGTATCAATGTCAGTGTTATGGGTAAAATCGGAGATAAGTTTCAAAACACACTTCGATACAATAATCAGAATGCTTTCGGTTTTGAAGGTCAGCGAATCAGATTAGCATATAATGGAAAAGAGGATGAAATTATTCGAAACTTGGAAGCTGGAGATATTTCATTTGAGGTTCCTACCCAGTTAATTAAAAGTGCTAATTCTCTATGGGGCGTCAAATCAGAATTACAATTCGGTAAGTTGAATATAAAAACCGCTTTGTCTCAGCAGCGCTCTACCCCGCAATCAAGAACAATAGAAAATGGAAAAGAAATTCAGAATTTTGAAATTACAGTAGACCAGTACGATCAGTTTAGACATTTCTTTTTATGTCATATGTTTAGAGATCACTATGAAAAGTCATTAGAAAATTATCCTATGATAACCTCACCATTTCAAGTGACGAATGTGGAAGTATGGGTTTCGAATAGGAGCAATCTGACTCAAAGTGTACGCGATGTAGCCACTTTTCAGGATTTAGGTGAACCAAAGCCTTTTTCTTCTCAAATAATTGGCACTGGAACTACCATAGCTAGTAATGATGCCAATGATTTATATGGTAAGATGAAAAGAGACCCCAATGCTAGGAATGTTAATACGGCTTTACAAACTCTTATTAGTTCGCCATACAATTTAGTTGCTTATAGAGATTTTGAAAAAGGGTTTCTTAGAAAGTTGAATCCAAATGAATTTACTCTAAACACCCAATTGGGTTATATTTCCTTGAATTCCTCACTTCAGCCCAATGATATTCTAGCGGTATCTTTCCAATATGTTTATAAAGGGCAATTGTATCAGGTGGGAGATTTGACGAGGGATGTAACCTTGCCAGACACTAGTAGTCCTGACCCATCTCGATTGTTGTTTTTGAAAACATTAAAAGGAACCAATATCAACCCTAGTTTTCCAATGTGGCATTTGATGATGAAAAACGTATATTCTCTCAATGCCTTTCAAATCAGTCCAGAGAATTTTAGATTGGATATTTTCTACAATGATCCTGGTGCTGGAGTCAAACGTTATTTACCTAAAGGGAGCCTACAAAATGAACCCTTGATTAGAACTTTAAATGTAGATAGATTAAATCTAAACAATGAACCCTATCCCGATGGGGTTTATGATTTTGTGCCTAATATAACCATACTCCCTGCTAATGGGAAAATTTATTTTCCGGTATTAGAACCATTTGGGTCACATCTCAAAAAAAGATTGGAGAATTCAGGCAATGGCAGCTTGGTAAGGGAATATGTATATCAGTACCTTTATGATTCCACACAATTTATCGCTCAACAATACCCCGAGTTGAATAGATTTCTTATTAAAGGTACATTTCAATCATCGACAAATAAACGTATCCCTCTGGGTCTAAATACGCCCAAGGGCTCCGTATATGTGACTATGAATGGTCAGCGTTTAACAGAAGGAGTTGACTATATCATAGAAGACGGTAGCTTAGGCTATGTAGAATTGATGGATCATGTAATGAATTCTGGTGGACAAATTCGTATAGAGTATGAAAACAATATGGCCTTTGGGTTGCAAGTCAGGAATTTTTTAGGTGCACGGGCAGAATATCGATTTAATGATCGTTTTAAAATAGGAACGACTTACGAAAAACTTTCCGAACGACCATTTAATAATAAAATTAGTTATGGGGATGATCCTATTAGCAATCAAATTATAGGTGGAGACATTTCTTATGCAGGTAATTTGCCATTTCTTACTAGACTATTAGATAAATTGCCGTTCTATAAAACCAGTGAAATGAGTACGGTAAATGCCTATGCGGAATATGCGCGCCTTATCCCAGGACATTATTCTTCTATTGGTGAAGAAGGAACCATATTTATAGATGATTTCGAAGCTGCGAGTATCAATTATGGATTCGGGAATCCGGCAATAGTATGGAGACTAGCTAGCACACCAAAAGGAGCCAAAGATGCCTCTGGTAGAACATTATTTCCTGAGTCTGCCATGATAGACTCTTTACCTTATGGGTTTAATAGGGCAAAGCTGTCTTGGTACAATATAGCTAATACTTTCTTTTTTAATTCAGGGGTAGGCTGGGATCCACCAGAAAGTGTTAAGAAAGATTTATACAATAGAAATTATGAAATTCAGGACGTGTATCCAGGGCGATTTACTCAAGGAATTAATAATCAAATTCAAACCTTGGATCTTAGTTTTTATCCAGAAAAACGTGGTCCATATAATTATGAATTTAGCAATAGTCCTACTCCTGGAATATCTTCTGGTATCAATAGCGATGGTACTTTGAAAGATCCGAAATCTAGATGGGCTGGAATACAGAGGTCAATCGAAAATACAAATTTCGAAGTGAATAACATTGAATTTATACAGTTTTGGATGTTAGACCCATTTATTTATGATAGAAATAATCGTGGGGATATGTACTTCAATCTAGGGTTTGTCTCAGAAGACGTCTTGAAGGATTCACGTTTGGCCTTTGAACAAGGTTTGGTAGATAGAAATGGTCCAAGTTCTAGTCTTATATCGGATTCTAGATGGAGTTGGGTACCTAAGACTCAACCGTTAATAAATGGATTTAGCAATGAACCAAACACGCGTCAATACCAAGATGTAGGATTAGATGGGGTGTCAAATGAAAACGAAAGAATAAAGTTTGCAGATTATTTGCAGAAAGTCAGAAATAGTTTGACACCAGCTGCATATAGTGAGGTAGAAAATGATCCTTCGTCGGACGACTTTAAACATTATTTAAACTCATCATTACCTACCATTGATATCGTAGGATTATATGAGTTTTTCGGCGGTGTGGAGAACAATACACCTGTTATAACTACATCTGGTGTTCCGCAGAGTAATTATGCCACTCCAGATAACGAAGATATCAATAGAGATAATACTCTTAATGAAAATGAGGCTTATTTTCAGTATAGATTAAATTTATATCCTGGAATGGATGTGGGTAATCACCCATATATTGTTTCTAAAACAGTTTCCAATGCTATCGATATTAATGGAATACCAGCAGTGTGGTATCAAATGAGAATCCCTATAAAGGAATATAGCCATAGAGAAGGGGAGATTGGAGATTTTAGAAATATCCAGTTCGTCAGAATGTTTTTAACTAATTTTGAAGATAAGGTAACAATCAGAATGGTTGATTTATCTTTTGTGAGAAATCAATGGAGAAAATACACGGGTTCTATACAGACTCCTACAGACTTTATCCCGAGAGATAATGGTGAGACCGAATTTTTCGACCTAGGTGCAGTAAGTTTGGAAGAAAATTCTAGAAAGACACCTGTGAGCTATGTCACGCCTCCTGGCATGGTACGAGAGGTAGGATTAAATGCGTCCTCCAACCCTATTCAGCTCAATGAACAATCTTTGAGATTGAGTTTTTGTAATTTGAAAGATGGCGATGCTAAGGCTTGTTTTAAGAATATCAATTTTGATTTCAGACAGTATAAGAAAATCAGAATGTTCGCGCATGCAGAGAATAATGATGCCTTAGCTCTGAACGATATGAAAGATGGAGAAGTATCATATTTCGTCCGTTTAGGAAATGATTTTAAAGATAACTACTATGAATATGAAATACCATTAAAAGTGACCCCGCCAGGAAATTATAATGATAACAATGAATCTGATAAGAAAATAGTATGGCCAGACTCCAATGAAATGGTTATGCAAATTGCGGATATGGTCAAAGCTAAGTTGGAAAGAAACAAACAAAAATTTCCAACGAATGTTCCGTTCGTATTTAAAACGCCTGATAATAAAAATATCACTATTCTAGGTAATCCTGATTTAGGCATGGTAAAAGTAGCTATGGTGGGAGTGAGGAATAGAGCGGTTAACGATCCTTTTAATTTTATCAAGAATGATGATGGATTATCGAAATGCGGTGAAGTATGGGTGAATGAGCTACGATTAGAAGGACTCAATGAGCAAGGTGGATCTGCTGCCATAGGCAATTTAGATGTCAAATTGGCTGATTTAGGTACAGCCCAGTTTTCTTCCTCATTCCATACTGCTGGATATGGTCAGATATATGAGCGTGTCAATGAAAGAAAACGAGATGATTATTTTCAATATAATTTTACAACTTCTCTACAATTAGGAAGATTGCTGCCAAAGTTTATTGGTCTGCAATTGCCATTTTATTTGCAAACAGGCAGGGGAACTAGTCAGCCACAGTTTGACCCATATTCTACTGATGTTTTATCCGAACAAGGGGTAGATGCTATAAGAGCAGCATATGGTAGCGATAGTGCAGCTAAATATCAAGAAGCTATACAGACTATCGACAGACGTTTTGGTTTTAATTTTACGAATGTGCGTTATATGCCTGCTAAGCCAAGTAACAGTGCATTTCCATTGGCATTGCGCTTTTTCTCTGCATCGTATTCCTTCAATTCTATTCGACGATCCAGTCCTTTCGTTAAAGATGATTGGATGAGAAATTATATGGGAAATCTAAGTTATAATTATGCGGCACAGCCCAAGTACATCGAGCCATTTAAAAAACTGATTAAAAGTAAAAAAAGAGCGTGGGACTGGGTAAAAGCAGTCAATTTTAATCTTATACCCAATAGCATTAGTTTTACAAATCAAATTGATCGAAGTTTCGGTGTTTTCCAGCAACGCCAGTTGCCAGGAGAAGCATTTAATATGCCAGAGCAGTTTATAAAGAATTTTACTTGGAATAGAAATTATGGCTTTGACTACAATCCATTCAGACCATTAAATATAAATTTCACTGCTGCAAATCAGGCGAGAATAGATGAACCTCAAGGTAGAATTGATACCAAAGCTAAAGAAGATTCTTTGTGGAGAAGTATTCGACAGTTCGGAAGGACGACAGCCTATAATCATACTTTAAATGCAAAATATAATTTACCACTGAATAAAGTTCCAGCTTTAGAATTTATGACCGCAAGTATCAATTATGGTTCAGGATTTCAATGGACAACAGGACCTCAGATATTCAATATGCAAGGAGAACTCATACAGAGTCCACAAGGTAATATTATAACGAATAATCAAAGTATAGGTACGAATGTAAATATAAAGATGGCTAAAATTTACAATAAAATACCTGTATTTAAAAATGCAGATATTGATAAATCTGCTAGCACAGCCAATATGTCCAAAGAACAAAAAGAGGCTCGCAATGATGCGATTCGAACGGAGCGAGATAATTTGGAAAAACAATATGATAAAATTAAAGAGGATATAGATAAACTGAAAAAAGAGCGGAAGAATATTAAAATGGATGATAGCTTGACACGAGAAGCTAAAAAACCATTGCTAAAAAATGTGAGAAAGCGTATTAAGGAGATGCGAAAGCAGAAAAGGGAACTAAGTAAAAAACTTTCCAATACTATGGTCACCCCTTCCGTTTTTAAAGCCATAGCGCAGCCATTGATGGCCGTGAGAGATATTGATGCTTCTTATAATATTGAAAATACGACAAGCATCGCAGGATATACTCAAAAACCTCGTTATTTTGGTATTGATTTCAGTGAATCAGAGCATTTAGATCCTGCTTTTGTCCTAGGTATGCAACCGGGTATACCACTTTTTTCTCCTCCTGATAAATATTCGCGATGGAGATGGTTAGATGATTTTGCAGATAGAGGCTTTATGACCAAGGATACAACTTTTAATCAGCCATTTACACAAACGAATACTAAGCGATTTAAAGCTAGAGTAAGTTTAGAGCCATGGAGAGATATTCGTATTAGCTTGAATTGGGAATCTGATTACTCTCAAAATTTTACAGAGTTTTTTATCTATAACCCTCAAATAGATCAGTTTGAACATAGAAATCCTTTAGAATCCGGTTCCTACACTTATTCAGACATTAATTTGTTTTCATCATTCAAAAGAATTCAGAATGATGGTCGCAGTCAGAATATCACAGAGCTAGATAGAAATAGACAAGTGTATGCTCAGATTTTTCAACAGAATAATCCGAATAGAATCAATCAACAATATATCGATCCAATGACAGGGCAGATAAATCAAGACTTTTGGATAGGTTATGGACCTCTGCAACAAGATGTGCTCGTCAATTCATTTTTAACAACCTATCGTGGAGAGCGAGCCTCTGGAGGAGAACGCAATCTAAGTCCATTTTCTAGACTTCCACTGCCTAATTGGAATATTCAGTACAATGGCTTGACCAAATTCCCAGTATTCAAAAAAATGTTCGAAGCATTTACTATTAAACACGGTTATAGTTCGAGAACTACTATTGCAAATTTCAACTCTGATTTTAGATATGAAGGTGGAGGTGAAATTAAAAATCCAATAAAAATTGACAGTTTAAGTAATAATTTCATTCCATTGTATGTCATGCCAAATATTGGATTTAATGAAAACTTTAGTCCATTGCTTGGTATTGATTTTACCTTGAAAAATAAAATGAATTTTCGTTTCGAATTTAAACGTAGTCGCATGGTATCAATGAGTTTGATTGATTATCAGCTAACGGAAAACGTAAGTTCTGGATTTACCTTTGGCTATGGTTTTCAAACAAAACCAATTACATTGCCTTTTTCAAATTTTGAAGGTAAAAATGTGGTCTTAAAGAATGGAGCTCGAATATCTTGTGATGTTAGTTATACAGATAATTTTATTGTGAATCATAGAGTAGGTCAAGATATTAGGGTTCCTGTAGGAGGAGCTATACGATTGATGATTAATCCAAAGGTAGATGTACAGGTCAATGAGAAGTTTAATATGCAATTATTTTATAACTATGTTTATAATGAGCCACGCATATCTAATTCATTTCCTATGAGCAATGGGGCAGTGGGTATGCGGATGTCTTTTTCATTGGCACCATAA
- a CDS encoding YdeI/OmpD-associated family protein — MSIIFLFQMGVFAALVKIAPDKRVKCTFTNGFVHYAAMSPSKNSYHYILLNKDIVKKMNWNLGDSIEVQIEKADLKYGIPICEELQAVLDEDAEGSDYFHKLTIGAQRSLIHVINKYKNPQLRLDRSIILMRHLCLRGGNLDFKILQINFKEGM, encoded by the coding sequence ATGAGCATCATATTCCTATTCCAGATGGGGGTATTTGCAGCTCTAGTAAAAATAGCTCCTGACAAGCGAGTCAAATGTACATTTACAAATGGTTTTGTGCATTATGCGGCCATGTCTCCTAGTAAAAACTCCTATCATTATATCTTATTGAATAAGGACATAGTGAAAAAAATGAACTGGAATTTAGGAGATAGCATTGAAGTTCAAATAGAAAAAGCGGACTTAAAATATGGTATACCGATTTGCGAAGAATTGCAGGCAGTGCTAGATGAGGATGCTGAAGGTTCTGATTATTTTCATAAACTCACCATAGGTGCTCAACGTAGCTTGATTCATGTCATCAATAAATATAAAAACCCACAACTCCGTCTCGATCGCAGTATCATTCTTATGCGTCATCTCTGTCTTCGAGGTGGAAATTTAGATTTTAAAATCCTCCAAATAAATTTTAAAGAAGGGATGTAG
- a CDS encoding RtcB family protein: MKKLTGQDLIDLGFKEGKEIGIALAIIESNFLDIKSKTLIVILKRILNKPINFMKDEIWNPLAQALLSQEKENNPNCIALNEISKSYPVYGANYIEDGALKQMDIAMRLPIAVGGALMPDAHQGYGLPIGGVLATRNAIIPYGVGVDIGCRMALSIYDISEGFFQSNLSQFKRELIANTQFGAGAGFVSKFRSEHKILDSKIFEELDFVKSLKDKAWSQLGSSGGGNHFVEFGIIEFEHDDLDIHKGKYLALLTHSGSRGTGAMIANHYTKLAREVCKLPDEAKHLAYFDLDSDLGKEYWLAMNFAGDYASACHEVIHEKIAKAIGANVLAMVENHHNFAWKEIWNSEKVIVHRKGATPAGKGTLGIIPGSMTAPGFLVRGKGETNSINSASHGAGRQMSRTKAKQAFTKKDMKQVLGKHDIILIGGGLDEAPMAYKDIFQVMKAQEELVDIVAKFTPKMVRMAEDGSRED, encoded by the coding sequence ATGAAAAAATTAACAGGTCAAGACTTAATTGATCTTGGATTTAAAGAAGGAAAAGAGATTGGTATAGCCTTGGCGATTATCGAGTCAAATTTTTTAGATATCAAATCTAAAACGCTAATCGTCATATTGAAAAGAATTTTGAACAAGCCCATTAATTTCATGAAAGATGAGATTTGGAATCCACTTGCGCAGGCATTGCTTTCTCAGGAAAAAGAAAATAATCCGAATTGTATCGCTCTGAATGAAATTTCCAAAAGCTATCCAGTCTATGGTGCAAATTATATCGAAGACGGTGCTCTAAAGCAGATGGATATTGCTATGCGACTTCCGATTGCAGTAGGTGGAGCATTAATGCCTGATGCACATCAGGGTTATGGACTACCCATAGGAGGTGTATTAGCCACGAGAAATGCTATCATTCCTTATGGTGTAGGTGTAGATATTGGTTGCAGAATGGCACTTTCCATTTATGACATATCAGAAGGATTTTTTCAAAGCAATTTATCTCAATTCAAAAGAGAACTAATAGCAAATACTCAATTTGGTGCTGGTGCTGGTTTTGTTTCAAAATTTAGATCTGAACATAAAATACTTGATTCAAAAATCTTTGAAGAGTTAGATTTTGTGAAAAGTTTAAAAGATAAGGCATGGTCTCAATTAGGTAGTTCTGGAGGAGGCAACCATTTTGTGGAATTTGGTATTATAGAATTTGAACACGATGATTTAGATATTCATAAAGGAAAATATTTAGCTCTATTAACGCACTCGGGTTCCAGAGGAACAGGTGCTATGATTGCAAATCATTATACTAAACTAGCTCGAGAAGTTTGTAAGCTCCCTGATGAAGCGAAACATCTTGCCTATTTTGATTTGGATTCAGATTTAGGAAAAGAATATTGGCTAGCGATGAATTTTGCTGGAGACTATGCTTCTGCCTGTCATGAAGTGATTCATGAAAAAATAGCCAAAGCGATAGGCGCAAATGTTTTAGCAATGGTTGAAAATCATCATAATTTTGCATGGAAAGAAATCTGGAATAGCGAAAAAGTGATAGTTCACAGAAAAGGAGCTACTCCTGCAGGTAAAGGTACTCTTGGAATTATTCCTGGATCTATGACTGCACCTGGCTTTTTAGTGAGAGGGAAAGGTGAAACAAACTCCATCAACTCAGCCTCGCACGGAGCAGGTAGACAAATGAGTCGTACTAAAGCTAAACAAGCATTTACAAAAAAAGACATGAAACAGGTTTTAGGTAAACATGACATCATATTGATAGGAGGAGGATTGGACGAAGCTCCAATGGCTTATAAAGATATTTTTCAGGTGATGAAAGCACAAGAAGAACTTGTAGATATCGTAGCAAAATTCACTCCAAAAATGGTTCGTATGGCAGAAGATGGCAGTAGGGAGGACTAG
- a CDS encoding slipin family protein, which produces MLHFTQVKAYEVALQFKNNRLVNVLTEGKYWNFGFNMETYIYNTLDFAFTPTLPILIMIENLSLKSLLNIFEVKENEIMVVKINGNIFKVYKTGIYAFWKINNKAEFIILNTSDTNPIKLLDRATLENPQLNYFIRKKTIENYQIGLLYVDGKLTTNLESGTYYWFMNPTSIEVKSIDTRFIPLDIVGQEVLSKDKATLRINFYARYRVNDPVKAVSNSKEFEKQIYATAQIVLREAISNLTIDELMVQKTTIGNDILSELQTRTEKFSIEFSEAAIRDVILPGEMREIMNQVLIAEKKAQANIIMRREETASVRSMLNTAKLMEENPTLWKLKEMEYVEKIADKVGEITISGKDNVLNQLREIFVK; this is translated from the coding sequence ATGTTACACTTTACACAAGTTAAGGCTTATGAAGTAGCCTTACAATTTAAAAACAACCGATTAGTCAATGTATTGACAGAAGGTAAATATTGGAATTTCGGATTCAATATGGAGACATACATTTACAACACCTTAGATTTTGCATTTACTCCCACCTTACCGATTTTAATTATGATAGAAAATTTGAGCTTAAAAAGTTTATTAAACATTTTTGAAGTCAAAGAAAATGAAATCATGGTGGTGAAAATCAATGGGAATATTTTTAAGGTTTATAAAACTGGTATCTATGCTTTCTGGAAAATCAATAATAAAGCAGAATTTATCATTTTAAACACTTCTGATACTAATCCGATTAAGTTATTAGATAGAGCCACCTTGGAAAATCCTCAATTGAATTATTTCATCAGAAAAAAAACAATCGAAAATTATCAAATAGGACTATTATATGTTGATGGCAAATTGACGACTAATTTAGAATCTGGAACCTATTACTGGTTTATGAATCCTACATCTATTGAAGTCAAATCTATCGATACCAGATTTATACCATTAGATATCGTAGGACAGGAAGTCTTATCTAAAGATAAGGCTACCTTGAGAATCAACTTTTATGCACGATACAGGGTGAATGATCCTGTTAAAGCAGTATCCAATTCGAAAGAATTTGAGAAGCAAATTTATGCTACTGCTCAAATTGTTTTGCGGGAAGCTATTAGTAATTTGACAATAGATGAATTAATGGTTCAAAAAACTACCATAGGAAACGATATTTTATCTGAATTACAAACTCGTACCGAAAAATTCTCCATTGAGTTTAGTGAAGCTGCTATTCGTGACGTCATCTTACCTGGTGAGATGCGTGAAATTATGAACCAGGTTTTGATAGCTGAGAAAAAGGCTCAAGCCAACATCATCATGCGAAGAGAAGAAACCGCTTCAGTACGAAGTATGTTGAATACCGCTAAGTTGATGGAAGAAAATCCTACCTTATGGAAATTGAAAGAGATGGAATATGTCGAAAAAATTGCAGACAAAGTAGGAGAAATTACCATCTCTGGTAAGGATAATGTCTTAAATCAATTGCGCGAAATATTTGTAAAGTAA